Proteins encoded by one window of Anaerosalibacter sp. Marseille-P3206:
- a CDS encoding GerAB/ArcD/ProY family transporter yields MNRKNNISLNQLESLIITSVIGVGILTVPSVAANILGNDGWLVILLGGLLAIPFIYIMNRLNRLYPGRIYYDFGKDIIGPYLFNVINFIYACFFLIIVAFTVRVFAEAIKIFLLNDTPTEVIIITMLFTSSYIARNSIESLARMAVLILPIIIIITLLFTILAIPAIDFTNILPLFKFNFGDLKNIFRGVGIVFFSYSGYEIMLIAMAYVGEGKKSVRYSIRAISYVIIIYLVMFFVTLAEFGVYELKREIWPSLSMMREIELPGFFIENVDGLILSAWVLVVFATIGPYLYSLSVILSKMFNTQKHNIFVLPAIPIIFVLSLIPQNLIEVYTYMEVISKYMGILVVAIFPTILYIIALIKRRREKCT; encoded by the coding sequence ATGAATAGAAAAAACAACATTTCATTAAATCAACTTGAATCATTGATAATAACTTCAGTCATAGGAGTAGGAATACTAACTGTCCCTTCTGTAGCAGCAAATATATTAGGTAATGATGGCTGGCTTGTAATATTATTAGGAGGACTTCTAGCCATACCATTTATATACATAATGAATAGACTGAACAGATTGTATCCGGGAAGAATATATTATGATTTTGGCAAGGACATAATAGGACCATATTTATTTAATGTTATCAACTTCATATATGCATGCTTTTTTTTAATCATTGTGGCTTTTACAGTTAGAGTATTTGCAGAAGCTATAAAGATTTTTCTTTTGAACGACACTCCTACAGAAGTGATTATAATTACTATGCTTTTTACTTCTTCTTACATAGCTAGAAATAGTATTGAGTCATTAGCTAGAATGGCGGTTTTGATTTTGCCTATTATCATAATAATAACTCTACTGTTTACCATTCTAGCTATTCCTGCTATAGATTTTACTAATATACTTCCTCTATTTAAATTCAATTTTGGTGATTTAAAAAATATATTTAGAGGGGTAGGAATAGTGTTTTTTAGCTATTCAGGTTATGAAATAATGCTTATAGCTATGGCCTATGTTGGTGAAGGAAAGAAATCTGTAAGATATAGTATTAGGGCTATTTCATATGTGATTATTATATATTTAGTTATGTTTTTTGTTACCCTTGCTGAATTTGGTGTATATGAGCTTAAACGGGAAATTTGGCCATCTCTATCTATGATGAGGGAGATAGAACTTCCAGGATTTTTTATTGAAAATGTAGATGGACTTATATTGTCAGCATGGGTATTAGTTGTATTTGCTACAATTGGACCATATCTATATAGTTTAAGCGTTATACTTTCAAAGATGTTTAATACCCAAAAGCACAATATATTTGTATTACCTGCAATACCAATAATATTTGTACTATCTTTAATACCTCAAAACTTAATTGAAGTATATACCTATATGGAAGTTATATCAAAATACATGGGGATATTAGTAGTAGCCATATTTCCAACCATATTATATATAATTGCACTTATAAAGAGGAGAAGAGAAAAATGTACATAA
- a CDS encoding Ger(x)C family spore germination protein, translated as MYIKKILFIILSSTIIFLTGCWDSVEINERIFVTAVGLDLNTDPNAEGRYLVTYVYPNIGALGKNPSQKETKIIKSTTAIAGSDGSRQLTTRVQNPIYLKHLKVFVIGEELFKNPDLIKEYFDGLARDPRMNRKIGIIVAQGSAKDVLSTKVEELAIIGGQLNSMLNNDKVAARFTKRTFSSIMKDFQFSRASLAPRAVPKKDEYKLSGAGILKDYKLIGWIGEKENRAIAIAKGDFKSDIIDVKYNDVIGTYVITDHISNKKIAKEKDNLKVNLNISLEGYLQQYKLGEDISIFNIKFINNLEEEIEKKIEKEIQNVVNKLQNEYNADALGIGEYLCKFQPDIWEVVKDEWDEIFPSIDIKVNVVAKIRRTGLTK; from the coding sequence ATGTACATAAAGAAAATACTATTTATAATACTAAGTTCAACAATCATATTTCTAACAGGATGCTGGGATTCTGTAGAAATAAATGAAAGGATTTTTGTCACTGCAGTTGGACTTGATTTGAATACAGATCCAAATGCAGAAGGTCGATATTTAGTGACCTATGTATATCCAAATATAGGTGCTTTAGGGAAGAATCCAAGTCAAAAGGAAACGAAAATAATAAAGTCCACAACTGCTATAGCAGGATCTGATGGCAGTAGGCAATTGACCACCAGAGTTCAAAATCCTATATATCTAAAACATTTAAAAGTGTTTGTAATAGGAGAAGAACTATTTAAAAACCCAGATCTTATAAAAGAATATTTTGATGGATTGGCAAGAGACCCTAGAATGAATAGAAAAATTGGCATAATAGTAGCACAAGGTAGTGCTAAGGATGTACTGTCTACAAAAGTAGAAGAATTAGCCATCATAGGAGGACAACTAAATAGTATGCTCAACAATGATAAAGTGGCTGCAAGATTTACAAAGCGGACTTTTTCAAGTATAATGAAAGATTTTCAGTTTTCAAGGGCTTCCCTAGCTCCAAGAGCTGTACCTAAAAAGGATGAATACAAATTATCTGGAGCGGGGATTTTAAAGGATTATAAGCTAATAGGTTGGATTGGGGAAAAAGAAAATAGAGCTATTGCAATAGCTAAAGGTGATTTTAAATCGGATATTATAGATGTAAAATACAATGATGTTATTGGTACATATGTAATTACAGATCACATATCTAATAAGAAAATTGCAAAGGAAAAAGATAATTTAAAGGTAAATTTAAATATTTCATTAGAAGGTTATTTGCAGCAATACAAATTAGGGGAAGATATAAGCATTTTTAATATTAAATTCATAAATAATCTTGAAGAAGAGATAGAAAAGAAAATTGAGAAAGAAATACAAAATGTAGTAAATAAGCTTCAAAATGAATACAATGCAGATGCATTGGGAATTGGAGAATATCTATGTAAATTCCAGCCAGATATTTGGGAAGTTGTAAAGGATGAATGGGATGAAATTTTCCCAAGTATCGATATCAAAGTAAATGTAGTGGCGAAAATAAGAAGAACTGGACTAACTAAATAA
- the spoIIR gene encoding stage II sporulation protein R, which produces MKKIILILSMFIITIVYIVHPYIYEPRCEYEEINDKLIRFHVIANSDSPEDQNLKLKIRDKILEEMGDKFAQSTSIENSRQIIEHNIDKIENLAKDEINKNGKNYDVVATLCQDKFPTKSYGDLTLPAGEYEALKVIIGEGKGKNWWCVMFPPLCFVDITHSKTTTNVNNVNYDLNNGKKNGKQQIVLKSKVVELFEKTKIKFAKMK; this is translated from the coding sequence ATGAAAAAAATAATTTTAATATTGTCCATGTTCATTATCACTATAGTATACATAGTACATCCCTATATATATGAACCTAGATGTGAATATGAAGAGATTAATGATAAGTTGATTAGATTTCATGTTATAGCTAATAGTGATTCTCCAGAAGATCAAAACTTAAAACTTAAAATAAGAGACAAGATATTAGAAGAAATGGGAGATAAATTTGCCCAATCCACAAGTATAGAAAATTCAAGACAAATAATTGAACACAATATAGATAAAATAGAAAATTTAGCAAAAGATGAAATAAATAAAAATGGCAAAAACTATGATGTAGTTGCTACACTATGTCAAGACAAGTTTCCCACAAAGAGCTATGGAGATTTAACTCTTCCCGCAGGAGAATATGAAGCATTGAAAGTAATTATAGGAGAGGGGAAAGGTAAAAACTGGTGGTGTGTAATGTTTCCGCCACTATGTTTTGTAGATATAACTCATAGTAAAACAACCACAAATGTAAATAATGTAAATTATGATTTAAACAATGGAAAAAAGAATGGAAAGCAACAGATAGTACTCAAATCAAAAGTTGTAGAACTATTTGAAAAAACAAAAATAAAATTTGCAAAAATGAAGTGA
- the sleB gene encoding spore cortex-lytic enzyme, whose protein sequence is MKKCMLLTTIFVLVFLSIFMFYEPKNSLESSANGFLMAPKVLYWGTTGQDVKNVQWKLRNWKYYDGKVDGVYGARTYRAVRRFQAKNGLKIDGVVGPSTAKAMGLNVSGTKTVAKTSTSGINQKGDVYLLARAIHGEARGEPYVGKVAVGAVILNRVRHPSFPNTIAGVIYQPLAFTAVADGQMNLTPGKDSIKAARDALNGWDPTYGCAYYWNPATATSKWIWSRKVVLKIGKHWFGN, encoded by the coding sequence TTGAAAAAGTGCATGCTTTTAACAACAATATTTGTTTTAGTTTTTCTTTCTATATTCATGTTTTATGAACCTAAAAACTCACTAGAGTCATCAGCAAATGGATTTTTAATGGCACCAAAAGTACTCTATTGGGGAACTACAGGTCAAGATGTAAAAAATGTACAATGGAAACTTAGAAACTGGAAATATTATGATGGAAAAGTTGATGGAGTTTATGGCGCTAGAACCTACAGAGCTGTCAGAAGATTTCAAGCCAAAAATGGTTTAAAGATAGACGGTGTAGTAGGGCCAAGTACTGCTAAAGCTATGGGACTTAATGTATCAGGTACTAAAACGGTTGCAAAGACTTCAACATCAGGTATTAATCAAAAAGGTGATGTGTATCTATTAGCAAGGGCTATTCATGGAGAGGCAAGAGGAGAACCATATGTAGGCAAGGTGGCAGTTGGTGCAGTTATATTAAATAGGGTTAGACATCCATCCTTTCCTAATACTATAGCGGGAGTTATATATCAACCATTAGCTTTTACAGCTGTTGCTGATGGTCAAATGAATCTTACTCCAGGAAAGGATTCTATCAAGGCAGCTAGAGATGCATTAAATGGTTGGGATCCCACTTATGGATGTGCGTACTACTGGAACCCTGCTACTGCTACAAGTAAGTGGATTTGGTCAAGAAAAGTAGTACTGAAGATAGGTAAACACTGGTTTGGGAATTAG
- the ypeB gene encoding germination protein YpeB, which yields MKDKRWIAPTILALVLVLSVVWGYNQYTLSGKLNTALTNSHQRLLFDVKKHVENVQVSLSKALVSESREQNVLLLSQIMNEAYFAQDKLSQLPVTHADIAKTEKFLTQVADYSYTLMQNHLSGQELTSKQREALFNLQKGSADFNAELSALHDKLVEANFNINSITGKGKNKLQKANEDTLQTRLTSLEKQMGKSPELIYDGPYSDQQLNKKPLALGDKKITIAEGEKRARNFVGTKKVGKVTAFESGKDASAARIPSYTFSIVPKNASKESAIYIGVSTKGGKIVWMENPRAVSKANISVTQAEKKALKFLEEKGYPNMEPNYSLKYDGTVIFNFTYKDGDVTIYPDLIKVKVALDNGEVVGFDASTYLMNHQNRKIPTPEITKDKAREYVKIDFDIDSTRLALIPKGKNEVLCYEFKGKYKDSDFIIYINALNGSEEDVLQIIKNENGTLTF from the coding sequence GTGAAAGATAAAAGATGGATTGCACCAACCATATTGGCTTTAGTTTTGGTGTTATCAGTGGTATGGGGTTACAATCAATATACCTTAAGTGGAAAATTAAATACTGCCCTTACAAATAGTCACCAAAGGCTTTTGTTTGATGTTAAGAAACATGTGGAAAATGTTCAAGTATCTCTATCTAAGGCCTTAGTATCTGAATCTAGAGAGCAAAATGTATTACTCCTTTCCCAAATAATGAATGAGGCGTATTTTGCTCAGGATAAGTTATCTCAATTACCTGTAACACATGCAGATATAGCTAAAACAGAAAAGTTTTTAACTCAAGTGGCAGACTATAGTTATACCCTTATGCAAAATCATTTAAGTGGTCAAGAACTGACAAGCAAACAGAGAGAAGCATTATTTAATCTTCAAAAGGGTTCCGCAGATTTCAATGCAGAGTTGTCAGCTCTTCATGACAAATTGGTAGAAGCAAATTTCAATATAAATAGTATTACTGGAAAGGGAAAAAACAAACTTCAAAAGGCAAATGAAGACACCCTTCAAACAAGACTTACATCACTAGAAAAACAAATGGGTAAGTCTCCAGAATTAATATATGATGGTCCTTACTCAGATCAACAATTAAACAAAAAGCCTTTGGCTTTAGGGGACAAAAAAATCACCATAGCTGAAGGCGAAAAAAGAGCAAGGAATTTTGTTGGGACTAAAAAAGTTGGAAAGGTAACAGCTTTTGAAAGCGGTAAAGATGCAAGTGCAGCTAGAATCCCGTCCTATACCTTTAGTATTGTTCCTAAAAATGCTTCTAAGGAATCAGCAATATACATAGGAGTTAGTACAAAGGGTGGAAAGATTGTATGGATGGAAAATCCTAGAGCTGTTTCAAAGGCAAATATATCTGTTACTCAAGCAGAGAAAAAGGCGTTAAAGTTTCTAGAAGAAAAAGGTTATCCAAATATGGAACCTAATTATTCATTAAAATATGATGGTACAGTTATTTTCAACTTTACTTACAAAGATGGAGATGTAACTATATATCCTGATTTGATTAAGGTAAAGGTTGCTCTTGACAATGGAGAAGTAGTTGGATTTGATGCTTCAACTTATCTAATGAATCATCAAAACAGGAAGATTCCTACACCTGAAATAACAAAGGATAAGGCTAGGGAATATGTAAAAATAGATTTTGATATAGATAGTACACGATTAGCTTTAATTCCTAAGGGTAAAAATGAAGTATTATGTTATGAATTCAAAGGTAAATATAAGGATTCAGATTTTATAATCTATATCAATGCATTAAATGGAAGTGAAGAAGATGTACTTCAAATAATTAAGAATGAAAATGGAACATTAACCTTCTAA
- the murI gene encoding glutamate racemase, translating to MDNRPIGVFDSGIGGLTVLNEIMELLPGEDVVYFGDTARIPYGTRSKETVIKYAFQCIRFLLKKDIKAIVVACNTASALTLKEAQANFQIPIIGVIEPGADAAISSTKNNKVGVIGTTGTVNSEAYQRRIRRLLPSSEVIGVSCPLFVPIVEEGWEDTDIAFLTAEKYLQELKEHNIDTLVMGCTHYPILRYTIGKVMGESVNLINPAFETAKATMVLLEEKGLKTDKIDGGKYEFYVSDDPEKFRRIGGNILRKEISTIEQVNIEQL from the coding sequence ATGGACAATAGGCCTATTGGAGTATTTGATTCAGGAATAGGTGGATTAACAGTACTTAATGAAATAATGGAACTACTTCCTGGGGAAGATGTTGTTTATTTTGGAGATACAGCAAGAATTCCCTATGGAACAAGATCAAAAGAGACAGTAATAAAATACGCTTTTCAATGTATAAGATTCCTCTTAAAGAAGGATATAAAAGCTATAGTGGTAGCTTGCAATACAGCTAGTGCCTTAACACTAAAAGAAGCACAAGCTAATTTTCAAATTCCAATCATTGGAGTTATTGAACCAGGAGCAGATGCAGCTATATCCTCAACTAAAAACAACAAAGTAGGCGTTATAGGAACTACAGGCACTGTAAACAGCGAGGCCTATCAGAGAAGAATACGAAGACTTCTACCTTCCTCAGAAGTCATTGGAGTTTCTTGTCCCCTATTTGTTCCCATAGTAGAAGAAGGCTGGGAAGATACAGATATAGCCTTTTTAACAGCTGAGAAATACTTACAAGAATTGAAAGAACATAATATCGACACTTTGGTTATGGGTTGCACTCATTATCCTATACTAAGATATACTATAGGAAAGGTAATGGGAGAAAGTGTAAATCTCATAAATCCTGCCTTTGAAACAGCCAAGGCTACGATGGTATTGTTAGAAGAAAAAGGATTGAAGACAGATAAAATTGATGGTGGAAAATATGAATTCTATGTAAGTGATGACCCAGAGAAGTTTAGGAGAATCGGAGGAAATATATTGAGAAAAGAAATAAGTACTATTGAACAAGTGAATATAGAACAATTATAA
- a CDS encoding sigma-54 interaction domain-containing protein: MNDTFIKENIYEILDHVDEGIHIIDKNGRIIYYNRFAQTIDDIDRERAVGRHILEIYPSLSDDTSTLLTVMRTGEPIYNVEQTFINYKGKKITTINSSIPIKASGKIVGALEISKDITQVKEMSETIVDLQSKLYRNNKDKNIDSKNKERGKYTFVDIIGESKEMLALKSLALKASETDAPVLIYGETGTGKELFVHSIHNASPRRYNPFIAQNCAALPANLLEGILFGTVKGGFTGAEDREGLFELAHGGTLFLDEINSMPLELQAKLLRVLQDSTIRRVGGTKTIDVDVRIVSATNIPPEEAVENKLLRKDLYYRLSVVNFQIPPLKQRKGDIKLLTNYFIKNMNEKLNKSVVGVSNKVMKIFENYQWEGNVRELENTIEGIMSLYDMEVIDVEHIPQKFKTHIERETKPHGKSLKEVIEDTERNIIEDTLNMTDGNITHTAEILKVPRQTLQYKINKYELK, encoded by the coding sequence ATGAATGATACCTTTATAAAAGAAAATATATATGAAATACTTGATCATGTAGATGAAGGTATTCACATTATAGATAAAAATGGGAGGATAATCTATTATAATAGATTTGCCCAAACAATTGATGATATTGACAGAGAAAGAGCTGTAGGAAGACATATATTAGAGATTTACCCTTCCTTATCAGATGACACCTCAACTCTCTTGACCGTTATGCGGACAGGAGAGCCCATATACAATGTGGAGCAGACCTTCATAAACTACAAGGGAAAGAAGATTACTACTATTAATTCTTCAATTCCAATAAAGGCCAGTGGCAAAATAGTTGGGGCATTGGAAATTTCAAAGGATATAACTCAAGTAAAGGAAATGTCTGAAACCATAGTTGATTTACAAAGTAAACTCTATAGAAACAATAAAGATAAAAATATAGATTCTAAAAACAAAGAAAGAGGAAAATATACTTTTGTAGATATAATAGGCGAGAGCAAAGAGATGCTAGCTCTTAAATCCCTTGCTTTAAAGGCTTCAGAAACAGATGCTCCTGTACTAATATATGGAGAAACAGGAACAGGAAAGGAATTATTTGTTCATTCTATACACAATGCTAGTCCAAGAAGATACAATCCATTTATTGCACAGAACTGTGCAGCTCTTCCTGCAAATCTACTAGAGGGAATACTATTTGGTACAGTAAAAGGTGGATTTACAGGGGCAGAAGACAGGGAAGGACTATTTGAACTAGCTCATGGAGGAACACTTTTCCTAGATGAAATCAATTCCATGCCATTAGAACTTCAGGCAAAACTTCTTAGAGTACTTCAAGACAGCACAATTAGACGAGTTGGTGGAACAAAGACCATAGATGTAGATGTGAGAATTGTTTCAGCAACCAATATCCCACCAGAAGAAGCTGTCGAAAACAAACTTTTGAGAAAAGACTTATATTATAGATTGAGTGTAGTTAATTTTCAAATACCTCCCCTAAAACAAAGAAAGGGAGATATAAAACTACTTACAAATTACTTTATCAAGAATATGAATGAAAAACTTAATAAATCTGTAGTGGGAGTTTCCAATAAAGTGATGAAAATATTTGAAAATTACCAATGGGAAGGAAATGTGAGGGAATTAGAAAATACTATAGAAGGAATAATGAGTTTATACGATATGGAAGTAATAGATGTAGAGCATATCCCTCAGAAGTTTAAGACTCATATTGAAAGGGAAACAAAGCCCCATGGGAAATCTTTAAAAGAAGTGATTGAAGACACAGAAAGAAATATAATAGAGGATACACTAAATATGACAGATGGAAATATAACTCATACAGCGGAAATTTTAAAGGTCCCTAGACAGACATTACAGTACAAAATAAACAAATATGAACTAAAATAG
- a CDS encoding L-erythro-3,5-diaminohexanoate dehydrogenase — protein MKKGCPYGTHRVIEPKGVLPQPALKIDNDMEIYDNEILIDVQTLNVDSASFTQIREQANGDHEEIKKIMKGIVAERGKHQNPVTGSGGMLIGTIEKIGPALEGKTDLKVGDKIATLVSLSLTPLRIDEITEIRSEIDQVDIKGKAILFESGIYAKIPTDLPENLALSVLDVAGAPAQTAKLVKPGDTVVILGGTGKSGMLCLYEAKKRAGVTGKVICIGSRDKTIERVKNANLADVYIKANATNAVEVMDKIAEATNGEMADIVINTVNIPNTEMSSILAAKDDGLVYFFSMATSFTKAALGAEGVGKDVTMIMGNGYTKGHAEISLQIMRESETLRKIFEELYA, from the coding sequence ATGAAAAAAGGATGTCCTTACGGAACACACAGAGTTATTGAACCAAAGGGAGTATTACCACAACCAGCTCTTAAAATTGACAATGATATGGAAATATACGACAACGAAATATTAATTGATGTTCAAACACTTAATGTTGACTCAGCTAGTTTTACACAAATTAGAGAACAAGCTAATGGAGATCATGAAGAAATCAAAAAGATCATGAAGGGTATTGTTGCTGAAAGAGGTAAACATCAAAACCCTGTTACTGGTTCAGGCGGAATGCTTATAGGTACAATTGAAAAAATCGGACCAGCACTAGAAGGAAAAACTGATCTTAAAGTTGGAGATAAAATAGCTACATTAGTTTCATTATCCTTAACACCACTTAGAATTGATGAAATAACTGAAATCAGATCAGAAATTGACCAAGTAGATATCAAAGGAAAAGCAATATTATTTGAAAGTGGAATATATGCAAAGATTCCAACAGATTTACCAGAAAACTTAGCACTATCAGTATTAGACGTAGCAGGAGCACCAGCTCAAACTGCAAAATTAGTTAAACCTGGAGATACAGTAGTTATATTAGGTGGAACAGGAAAATCAGGTATGCTTTGTCTATACGAAGCTAAGAAGAGAGCAGGAGTTACAGGAAAAGTTATTTGTATAGGTTCACGTGATAAGACTATTGAAAGAGTTAAGAATGCTAATTTGGCAGATGTTTATATCAAAGCTAATGCAACTAATGCAGTAGAAGTAATGGACAAAATTGCTGAAGCAACTAATGGAGAAATGGCTGACATTGTTATCAATACAGTTAATATTCCAAACACTGAAATGTCAAGTATATTAGCAGCAAAAGACGATGGATTAGTATACTTCTTCAGTATGGCTACTTCCTTTACAAAAGCAGCTCTAGGAGCAGAAGGAGTAGGAAAAGACGTAACTATGATTATGGGTAATGGATATACTAAGGGACATGCTGAAATTTCACTACAAATCATGAGAGAAAGTGAAACATTGAGAAAGATATTTGAAGAATTATATGCTTAA
- the ablA gene encoding lysine 2,3-aminomutase — MRSCKDIEIWKNVTEEEWNDWQWQVRNRITDVETLGKVINLTEQEKSDIGEVLKKFRMGITPYYASLMDPNDPNCPIRKQAVPTIMETHLSASDMEDPLHEDTDSPVPGLTHRYPDRVLFLITDQCSMYCRHCTRRRFAGQNDMGVPMDRIDKCIEYIRNTPQVRDVLLSGGDCLLVSDDKLEYIIKKLREIPHVEIVRLGSRTPVVMPMRITDNLVNMLKKYHPIWLNTHFNHPKEFTPESAEACRKLADAGIPLGNQSVLLRGVNDCPNIMMELMHGLVKMRVRPYYIYQCDLSMGIEHFRTKVSKGLEIMESLRGHTSGYAVPTFVVDAPGGGGKTPVMPQYLISSSPTKVVLRNYEGVITTYTEPQYIEEECNCPVCRGERERHIGGVAGLLRGPEVKALEPTQLDRRERAEKRNQNK; from the coding sequence ATGAGGTCATGTAAAGATATCGAAATATGGAAAAACGTCACAGAAGAAGAATGGAATGACTGGCAATGGCAAGTAAGAAATAGAATCACTGATGTAGAAACACTTGGCAAAGTTATCAATCTTACAGAACAAGAAAAATCAGATATAGGGGAAGTACTAAAGAAATTTAGAATGGGTATTACTCCATACTATGCTTCATTAATGGATCCAAATGATCCAAATTGCCCTATTAGAAAACAAGCAGTTCCAACTATTATGGAAACTCATCTAAGTGCTAGTGATATGGAAGACCCACTACATGAAGATACGGATTCACCAGTACCAGGATTAACTCATAGATATCCAGATAGAGTACTATTCTTAATAACTGACCAATGTTCTATGTACTGTAGACATTGTACTAGAAGAAGATTTGCTGGACAAAATGATATGGGTGTACCAATGGATAGAATAGACAAATGTATAGAATATATCAGAAATACTCCTCAAGTAAGAGACGTATTACTTTCAGGTGGAGATTGTCTATTAGTATCTGATGACAAACTTGAATACATCATCAAGAAATTAAGAGAAATTCCTCATGTTGAAATAGTAAGACTAGGTTCACGTACACCAGTTGTTATGCCAATGAGAATTACTGACAATTTAGTAAATATGCTTAAGAAATATCATCCAATTTGGCTAAATACTCATTTCAATCATCCAAAGGAATTTACTCCTGAATCAGCAGAAGCTTGTAGGAAATTAGCAGATGCTGGTATTCCACTAGGAAACCAATCTGTATTATTAAGAGGAGTAAATGATTGTCCAAACATCATGATGGAATTAATGCATGGATTAGTTAAGATGAGAGTTAGACCATATTATATTTACCAATGTGATTTATCAATGGGAATTGAACACTTTAGAACAAAAGTATCTAAAGGTCTAGAAATAATGGAATCTCTAAGAGGACATACTTCTGGATATGCAGTACCAACATTTGTAGTTGACGCTCCAGGTGGAGGAGGAAAAACTCCAGTTATGCCTCAATATCTAATTAGTTCATCACCTACAAAAGTAGTTTTGAGAAACTATGAAGGTGTTATTACAACATACACTGAACCACAATATATAGAAGAAGAATGTAATTGTCCAGTTTGCCGTGGTGAAAGAGAAAGACATATTGGCGGAGTTGCAGGACTTCTTCGTGGACCTGAAGTAAAAGCTCTTGAGCCTACACAATTAGACAGAAGAGAAAGGGCAGAAAAGAGAAATCAAAACAAATAG
- a CDS encoding lysine 5,6-aminomutase reactivase subunit KamB, whose product MLLELIRGKYKTISIVGMAKNTGKTVTLNHLIEEAIDEDITIGITSIGRDGESVDLVTETEKPKVFVEENTLVATTTDVLQLGDAKVELIKVTDFRTPLGAIVIGRVKDSGYIQIAGPQRVKEAKEISDFMLQLGAEFVIIDGALDRVSSAAPSVSEGTILATGATLSRDMNKVIEETLHAANLFKLPEVEDENTRSIIENIMESGRVSTIDKDGKVNELNVKTALSCGSIIGDHISEDTEYVVLPGSLVKNTIEDMIKTTRRYKNVTLVVKDGTKIFIQPKDWLRFNKYGVKVKAFNKINLVAITTNPYAPQGYYFAPREFVDKLRTYVVDVPVLDVVLGGE is encoded by the coding sequence TTGCTTTTAGAACTTATCAGAGGAAAATACAAAACAATATCTATAGTAGGAATGGCAAAAAACACAGGTAAAACTGTCACTTTAAACCACCTTATTGAAGAAGCAATTGATGAAGATATTACCATTGGAATCACCTCTATAGGACGAGATGGGGAAAGTGTGGATTTGGTTACAGAAACAGAAAAGCCCAAGGTGTTTGTTGAAGAAAACACCTTGGTAGCTACCACCACAGATGTGCTTCAACTTGGAGATGCAAAAGTAGAATTGATAAAGGTGACAGATTTTAGAACTCCCCTAGGTGCTATTGTAATAGGCAGAGTAAAAGATAGCGGATATATACAGATAGCAGGTCCTCAAAGAGTAAAAGAAGCAAAGGAAATCTCGGATTTTATGCTTCAATTAGGAGCGGAATTTGTCATAATAGATGGAGCCTTAGATAGGGTGTCCTCAGCAGCCCCCTCTGTTTCGGAAGGGACTATCCTAGCTACAGGTGCTACATTGAGTAGAGATATGAACAAAGTAATTGAAGAAACACTACATGCAGCTAATTTATTTAAATTGCCAGAAGTTGAAGATGAAAACACGAGAAGTATCATAGAAAACATAATGGAATCAGGAAGGGTTTCGACTATTGACAAGGACGGAAAGGTAAATGAACTTAATGTGAAAACAGCTCTAAGTTGCGGAAGTATAATAGGAGACCACATAAGTGAAGATACCGAATATGTAGTTCTTCCAGGTTCGTTAGTTAAAAATACTATAGAGGATATGATTAAGACTACTAGAAGATATAAAAATGTTACTTTGGTAGTTAAGGACGGAACCAAAATATTTATACAGCCAAAAGATTGGCTTAGATTCAATAAATATGGTGTGAAAGTCAAGGCATTTAATAAGATAAATCTTGTTGCAATAACAACAAATCCTTATGCTCCTCAAGGATATTATTTTGCTCCAAGAGAATTTGTAGACAAATTAAGAACCTACGTTGTAGATGTGCCTGTTTTAGACGTAGTGCTTGGTGGTGAGTAA